In the Sediminibacter sp. Hel_I_10 genome, one interval contains:
- a CDS encoding SPFH domain-containing protein — MGNFILVPILIFAVIILVSSFFIVKQQTAAIIERFGKFHSIRQSGLKFKIPLVDRIAGKLSLKIQQLDVIIETKTLDDVFVRLKVSVQYRVIRAKVYDAFYQLDYPHDQITSYVFDVVRAEVPKMKLDDVFVKKDDIALAVKAELNDAMLEYGFDIIKTLVTDIDPDAQVKAAMNRINAADREKTAAQYEGDAQRILIVEKAKAEAESKRLQGQGIADQRREIARGLEESVEVLNRVGINSQEASALIVVTQHYDTLQSLGEETNSNLILLPNSPQAGSQMLNDMVASFTASNQIGEAMKNARNKEE, encoded by the coding sequence ATGGGTAATTTCATTCTTGTTCCAATTCTAATTTTTGCGGTTATCATTCTGGTTTCCTCATTTTTTATTGTCAAGCAACAGACGGCAGCTATTATTGAACGCTTCGGAAAATTTCATAGTATAAGGCAATCCGGGCTAAAATTTAAAATTCCGTTAGTCGATAGAATTGCAGGGAAACTCAGTTTGAAAATTCAACAGTTGGACGTTATTATTGAGACCAAAACCTTGGATGATGTCTTTGTTCGTTTAAAAGTTTCTGTTCAATATCGTGTAATTCGGGCCAAAGTGTACGATGCCTTTTACCAATTAGATTATCCACATGATCAAATTACCTCTTATGTATTTGATGTGGTTAGAGCCGAAGTTCCTAAAATGAAATTGGATGATGTATTTGTCAAAAAAGATGATATCGCCTTAGCCGTTAAAGCCGAGCTGAATGATGCCATGTTAGAATATGGCTTCGATATCATTAAAACATTGGTGACAGATATTGATCCTGACGCTCAAGTAAAAGCGGCCATGAACCGAATTAATGCTGCAGATCGTGAAAAAACGGCGGCACAGTATGAAGGAGATGCGCAACGTATTTTAATTGTTGAAAAGGCAAAAGCAGAAGCAGAAAGCAAACGTTTACAAGGTCAAGGTATTGCCGATCAAAGACGTGAGATTGCTAGAGGATTAGAAGAGTCTGTAGAGGTTTTGAACCGTGTTGGTATTAACTCTCAAGAAGCCTCTGCGCTTATTGTAGTCACCCAACATTATGACACGCTACAATCTTTGGGAGAAGAGACCAATAGTAACTTGATCTTATTGCCAAATTCTCCACAAGCGGGCAGCCAAATGCTCAATGATATGGTGGCAAGCTTTACCGCTAGTAATCAAATTGGAGAGGCCATGAAGAATGCTCGTAATAAAGAGGAATAA
- the gltX gene encoding glutamate--tRNA ligase: MTKPVRVRFAPSPTGPLHIGGVRTALYNYLFAKKHNGTFILRIEDTDQIRYVEGSEAYIVEALNWCGIHFDEGITPIKNTEAKGNYGPYRQSERKHLYRAYADELIEKGHAYYAFDSAETLDAHRKDHESKGKTFIYNWHNREKLNNSISLSKDEVDAKIEAGDDYVIRFKSPQDETLHLKDMIRGDIEIDTNILDDKVLFKSDGMPTYHLANIVDDHLMQISHVIRGEEWLPSLALHYQLYDAFGWDVPQFAHLPLILKPTGKGKLSKRDGDKMGFPVFPLQWKDPQTEAISMGYKEEGYFPEAVINFLAFLGWNPGTEQEIFDLETLTNVFEIDRIHKAGARFDPDKTKWFNHHYMQEQNDTNLATSFQPIVNEHVQNIDINYIEMVISLIKERATFVGDFWELSAFFFVAPTTYDEKALKKSVKEDTAELLNAVKAEVNGLEDYSVDHLKTAIKGWITSKEIGFGKVMMPLRLALVGDLKGPDVFDIMFMIGKKETIQRIETFIETI, encoded by the coding sequence ATGACCAAACCTGTAAGAGTGCGTTTTGCACCTAGCCCAACTGGACCACTGCATATTGGAGGCGTTCGAACCGCCCTATACAACTATTTATTCGCCAAAAAACACAACGGAACCTTCATATTAAGAATTGAGGATACCGATCAAATTCGATACGTAGAAGGTTCCGAAGCCTATATTGTTGAGGCCTTAAATTGGTGTGGTATTCATTTTGATGAGGGCATCACTCCAATTAAAAATACTGAAGCCAAAGGCAATTATGGCCCTTATAGACAAAGTGAACGCAAACACCTTTATAGAGCCTATGCCGATGAACTTATCGAAAAAGGACATGCCTATTATGCATTTGATAGCGCAGAAACCTTAGATGCTCACAGAAAAGATCATGAATCTAAAGGCAAAACTTTTATTTATAATTGGCACAACAGAGAAAAACTTAACAATTCCATTTCCCTCTCTAAGGACGAAGTAGATGCTAAAATCGAAGCTGGCGATGATTACGTTATCCGATTTAAGTCTCCTCAAGATGAAACGCTTCATCTAAAAGATATGATTCGTGGCGACATAGAAATAGACACCAACATCTTGGATGATAAAGTTTTATTTAAAAGTGACGGCATGCCAACCTACCATTTGGCAAATATTGTAGATGACCATTTGATGCAGATTTCTCACGTTATTCGTGGAGAAGAATGGTTGCCTTCTTTGGCATTACACTATCAATTGTATGATGCCTTTGGTTGGGATGTCCCTCAATTTGCTCATTTACCGCTTATTTTAAAGCCAACAGGAAAAGGCAAATTAAGTAAGCGTGACGGTGACAAGATGGGTTTTCCTGTATTCCCGTTGCAATGGAAAGACCCTCAAACCGAAGCTATTTCTATGGGCTATAAGGAAGAAGGATATTTTCCCGAAGCCGTGATTAACTTCTTAGCTTTCTTAGGTTGGAATCCTGGTACTGAACAAGAAATCTTCGACCTAGAAACTTTGACCAATGTCTTTGAAATAGACCGTATCCATAAAGCCGGTGCTCGTTTTGATCCTGATAAGACCAAATGGTTTAATCACCACTACATGCAAGAACAAAATGATACTAATTTAGCAACATCATTTCAGCCGATTGTTAATGAACATGTCCAGAACATCGATATCAATTACATTGAAATGGTGATATCGCTCATTAAAGAACGCGCCACTTTTGTAGGAGATTTTTGGGAACTAAGTGCTTTCTTTTTTGTTGCTCCAACAACTTACGATGAGAAAGCTTTGAAAAAATCTGTTAAAGAAGATACCGCCGAACTTCTAAATGCGGTTAAAGCTGAAGTTAATGGGCTTGAAGACTATTCTGTAGATCACTTAAAAACAGCAATTAAAGGATGGATTACTTCTAAAGAGATTGGCTTCGGAAAAGTGATGATGCCATTGCGATTAGCCTTAGTTGGTGATCTTAAAGGACCAGATGTTTTTGATATTATGTTTATGATTGGAAAAAAAGAAACCATCCAACGCATTGAAACATTTATTGAGACGATCTAA